In one Elephas maximus indicus isolate mEleMax1 chromosome 9, mEleMax1 primary haplotype, whole genome shotgun sequence genomic region, the following are encoded:
- the LOC126082514 gene encoding LOW QUALITY PROTEIN: late cornified envelope-like proline-rich protein 1 (The sequence of the model RefSeq protein was modified relative to this genomic sequence to represent the inferred CDS: deleted 1 base in 1 codon), which yields MSSDDKSKSSEQKTESKGEQKCEPKCEQECESKCQPSCLRKLLQLCSDKCPRNKCPSPCAPKCPSVPPAMLPPYPPKPCTKPCPPKCPSPRPLQE from the exons ATGTCGAGTGATGATAAAAGTAAATCTAGTGAACAAAAGACTGAGTCCAAGGGTGAACAAAAGTGTGAGCCCAAGTGTGAACAAGAGTGTGAGTCCAAATGTCAGCCCAGCTGTTTAAGGAAGCTGTTGCAACTGTGCTCTGACAAGTGCCCACGCAACAAGTGTCCATCACCATGCGCACCAAAGTGCCCCTCTGTACCCCCCGCCATGCTC CCTCCATACCCCCCCAAGCCCTGTACCAAGCCCTGTCCTCCTAAATGTCCCTCTCCCCGCCCACTCCAGGAGTGA